Proteins found in one Amycolatopsis umgeniensis genomic segment:
- a CDS encoding TatD family hydrolase → MGAEKKELPPIPDRLPVSVVDAHTHLDACGAVTAADVTAMIDRAERAGVSRVITVADDLAAARWAAQASTWDSRVWAAVAIHPTRTKDFGEAEKSEVESLAKESRVVAVGETGLDYYWDYSPHDAQQDAFRWHIDLAKRINKPLMIHDRDAHDDVLRILEEEGAPEQVVFHCFSGDEHIARRCIDAGYVLSFAGTVSFRNARGLHEAARIVPAGQYLVETDAPFLTPHPFRGRPNEPYCAAYTVRHLASFRGEAVHEVAESVRVTAERVFRLPTVTPS, encoded by the coding sequence ATGGGTGCGGAGAAGAAGGAACTGCCGCCGATTCCGGACAGGTTGCCGGTTTCGGTGGTGGACGCGCATACCCACCTCGACGCGTGCGGCGCGGTCACCGCGGCTGATGTGACAGCCATGATCGATCGCGCCGAACGCGCCGGTGTCTCGCGGGTGATCACCGTCGCGGACGATCTCGCCGCCGCTCGCTGGGCCGCGCAAGCGTCCACTTGGGACTCACGGGTTTGGGCCGCCGTCGCGATCCATCCCACGCGTACCAAGGATTTCGGCGAGGCCGAGAAATCCGAAGTGGAGAGTCTCGCCAAGGAGTCCAGAGTGGTCGCGGTCGGGGAGACCGGCCTCGACTACTACTGGGACTACTCGCCCCACGATGCCCAGCAGGACGCCTTCCGGTGGCACATCGATCTCGCCAAGCGGATCAACAAGCCGCTGATGATCCATGATCGAGACGCGCACGACGACGTCCTCAGGATCCTCGAGGAGGAGGGGGCGCCCGAGCAGGTCGTCTTCCACTGTTTCTCCGGGGACGAGCACATCGCGCGACGGTGCATCGACGCGGGTTATGTCCTTTCCTTCGCGGGAACGGTCAGCTTCCGGAACGCGCGCGGGCTGCATGAGGCGGCGCGCATCGTTCCTGCGGGCCAGTACCTCGTCGAAACGGACGCGCCGTTCTTGACCCCGCATCCGTTCCGTGGGCGACCGAACGAGCCCTACTGCGCCGCCTACACCGTTCGCCACCTCGCCTCGTTCAGGGGCGAGGCGGTGCACGAGGTGGCCGAATCGGTCCGAGTGACCGCTGAGCGGGTCTTCCGTTTGCCGACAGTCACCCCCAGTTGA
- the metG gene encoding methionine--tRNA ligase has translation MSTPVLTAVAWPYANGPRHIGHVSGFGVPSDVFSRYQRMAGNRVLMVSGTDEHGTPITVQADNEGLTSQQTADKYTRQIGQDLQGLGLTYDLFTRTTTGNHADVTQQIFLALHRNGYVVPKTTRGAISPSTGRTLPDRYIEGTCPICGYDGARGDQCDNCGNQLDAAELINPKSRINGETPKFVETEHYFLDLSAFVETLGKWLSSKNDWRPNVLNFTKNLIDDMRPRPITRDLDWGVKIPLDGWRDQPMKRFYVWFDAVIGYFSASVEWARRSGNPDAWQEWWSNPEARSYYFMGKDNITFHAQIWPALLFGHNGEGDRGGVPGKYGKLHLPDEIVSSEFLTMSGSKFSTSRGTVIYVHDFLREFGPDTLRYFISVAGPETQDTDFTWDEFVRRTNFELANEWGNLVNRSISMAHKNVGAIPRPDAPTAADEELKELSRKAFDTAGAHLQRSRFKAAASEAMRVVTAANRYLSDQEPWKLKDDPARRDSVLHTALQVVSDANTLLTPFLPHSAQKVHEALGGSGVWAAQPELQEVEDLDIPGRINPIITGDYKTEQARWKSVPIEVGKPLEKPTPLFAKLDPELGETGPEWAPISK, from the coding sequence ATGAGCACCCCAGTGTTGACTGCGGTGGCCTGGCCCTACGCCAACGGCCCCCGCCACATCGGCCACGTGTCCGGATTCGGCGTCCCGTCCGACGTCTTCTCCCGCTACCAGCGAATGGCCGGCAACCGGGTGCTCATGGTGTCCGGCACCGACGAACACGGCACCCCGATCACCGTCCAGGCGGACAACGAAGGCCTGACCTCCCAACAGACGGCGGACAAGTACACCCGTCAGATCGGCCAGGACCTGCAGGGACTCGGTCTCACCTACGACCTGTTCACCCGCACCACCACGGGCAACCACGCCGACGTCACGCAGCAGATCTTTCTCGCGCTGCACCGCAACGGCTACGTCGTTCCCAAGACCACGCGAGGCGCGATCAGCCCTTCGACCGGTCGCACCCTGCCCGACCGCTACATCGAGGGCACCTGCCCGATCTGTGGCTACGACGGTGCGCGCGGCGACCAGTGCGACAACTGCGGCAATCAGCTCGACGCCGCGGAGCTGATCAACCCGAAGTCCCGGATCAACGGTGAAACACCGAAGTTCGTCGAGACCGAGCACTACTTCCTCGACCTGTCCGCCTTCGTCGAGACCCTGGGCAAATGGCTGTCCAGCAAGAACGACTGGCGCCCGAACGTCCTCAACTTCACCAAGAACCTGATCGACGACATGCGTCCGCGGCCGATCACCCGCGATCTCGACTGGGGTGTGAAGATCCCGCTCGACGGCTGGCGCGACCAGCCGATGAAGCGCTTCTACGTCTGGTTCGACGCGGTCATCGGCTACTTCTCCGCGAGCGTCGAGTGGGCGCGCCGATCCGGGAACCCGGACGCCTGGCAGGAGTGGTGGAGCAACCCGGAAGCCCGCTCCTATTACTTCATGGGCAAGGACAACATCACCTTCCACGCCCAGATCTGGCCGGCGCTGCTGTTCGGCCACAACGGTGAGGGTGACCGAGGCGGCGTGCCCGGCAAGTACGGCAAGCTGCACCTGCCCGACGAGATCGTTTCCAGCGAGTTCCTCACGATGAGCGGCTCGAAGTTCTCGACCTCGCGCGGCACGGTCATCTACGTGCACGACTTCCTGCGTGAATTCGGCCCGGACACCCTCCGGTACTTCATCTCGGTCGCGGGCCCCGAGACCCAGGACACCGACTTCACCTGGGACGAATTCGTCCGCCGGACCAACTTCGAGCTGGCCAACGAGTGGGGCAACCTCGTCAACCGGTCCATCTCCATGGCCCACAAGAACGTCGGCGCCATTCCGCGTCCGGACGCCCCCACGGCCGCCGACGAGGAGCTCAAGGAGCTCTCCCGAAAGGCGTTCGACACCGCCGGCGCCCACCTCCAGCGGTCCCGGTTCAAGGCGGCGGCCAGCGAGGCCATGCGCGTCGTCACCGCCGCGAACCGCTACCTGTCGGACCAGGAGCCCTGGAAACTCAAGGACGACCCCGCTCGCCGCGACAGCGTCCTGCACACCGCCTTGCAGGTCGTCTCGGACGCCAACACGCTGCTGACCCCCTTCCTGCCCCACTCGGCTCAGAAGGTGCACGAGGCGCTCGGCGGCTCCGGTGTCTGGGCGGCCCAGCCGGAACTCCAGGAAGTCGAAGATCTCGACATCCCCGGCCGCATCAACCCCATCATCACCGGGGACTACAAGACCGAACAGGCACGCTGGAAGTCCGTGCCGATCGAGGTCGGCAAGCCGCTGGAGAAGCCGACACCGCTGTTCGCCAAGCTGGACCCGGAACTGGGCGAGACAGGTCCCGAATGGGCGCCGATCTCGAAATGA
- a CDS encoding helix-turn-helix transcriptional regulator — MSATRLLVLGVVRMYGRAHGYQVRRELLSWAADKWGNVQPGSIYHALKKMTAEGLLEQVADIEAGGGPDRVAYELTEDGETEFLVQLGRALSSDDATGYTLSAAVTFMPTLPRAQVLALLKQQLANMEAHAQSTHYAREHAVDLGKPPHVSELYRLWSVHADANVTWMRDLIGRLEAGEYVMAGEGDQEAVFGAPPK, encoded by the coding sequence GTGTCCGCCACGCGTCTGCTGGTGCTGGGTGTCGTGCGCATGTACGGGAGGGCACACGGCTACCAGGTCCGGCGCGAGCTCCTCTCGTGGGCGGCCGACAAGTGGGGCAACGTCCAGCCGGGGTCGATCTATCACGCGTTGAAGAAGATGACCGCCGAAGGGCTCCTGGAACAGGTCGCCGACATCGAAGCGGGCGGCGGACCCGACCGCGTCGCGTACGAGCTGACCGAAGACGGGGAGACCGAGTTCCTCGTACAGCTCGGCAGGGCGTTGTCGAGCGACGACGCGACCGGGTACACGCTGTCCGCGGCGGTCACGTTCATGCCGACTCTGCCGCGTGCACAAGTGCTGGCTCTGCTGAAACAGCAGCTGGCGAACATGGAAGCGCACGCGCAGTCGACCCACTACGCCCGTGAACACGCCGTCGACCTGGGGAAACCGCCGCACGTCAGCGAGCTGTACCGCCTGTGGAGCGTGCACGCGGACGCGAACGTGACCTGGATGCGGGACCTGATCGGCCGTCTTGAAGCGGGCGAGTACGTGATGGCGGGCGAAGGCGACCAAGAAGCCGTGTTCGGCGCGCCGCCCAAGTAA
- a CDS encoding ATP-binding cassette domain-containing protein, translated as MIKARGLERRFRRKGRNGGEVHAVKGVDLDVSAGELVGFLGPNGAGKTTTLRMLTTLLKPTAGEATVGGCDLLADPLGVRRRIGYVAQGGGTAPASKVVEEVEFQGRLYRMSKADALARGATLAEQLDLAGLDQRQTATLSGGQRRRLDIALGLIHSPGLVFLDEPSTGLDPQSRANLWEHIRRLRDEQGVTVFLTTHYLDEADALSDRLIVIDDGKIVAEGTPDSLKARVSGDSVVIEVTPESAAESAAESAAEAAEVAGRLEGAHEMTVTDGTVRFRVPRGDTAMPELLRALDARGITMTSMQVHRPTLDDVFLTLTGRSLRDAEEGASVEDAPEKEATHVA; from the coding sequence ATGATCAAGGCACGCGGCCTTGAGCGGCGTTTCCGCCGCAAGGGCCGCAATGGGGGCGAGGTCCACGCGGTCAAGGGCGTCGATCTCGACGTGTCGGCCGGGGAGCTGGTCGGCTTCCTCGGGCCGAACGGCGCGGGGAAGACCACGACCCTGCGCATGCTGACGACGCTCCTCAAGCCCACCGCCGGCGAAGCCACTGTCGGCGGCTGTGACCTGCTCGCCGACCCACTGGGGGTGCGCCGGCGAATCGGGTACGTCGCTCAGGGCGGCGGCACGGCACCGGCGAGCAAGGTCGTCGAGGAGGTCGAGTTCCAGGGGCGGCTGTACCGGATGAGCAAGGCGGACGCGCTCGCGCGCGGAGCCACCCTCGCCGAGCAGCTGGACCTCGCCGGACTGGACCAGCGGCAGACCGCGACGCTGTCGGGCGGGCAGCGCCGCCGTCTCGACATCGCGCTCGGGCTGATCCACTCGCCCGGTCTCGTGTTCCTCGACGAGCCGTCGACCGGGCTCGACCCGCAGAGCCGCGCGAACCTGTGGGAGCACATCCGCAGGCTGCGCGACGAGCAGGGAGTCACTGTCTTCTTGACCACGCACTACCTCGACGAGGCCGACGCGCTCTCAGACCGGCTGATCGTCATCGACGACGGGAAGATCGTCGCCGAGGGCACGCCGGATTCGCTGAAGGCGAGGGTTTCCGGCGACAGTGTCGTCATCGAGGTCACGCCGGAGTCGGCGGCGGAGTCGGCGGCGGAGTCGGCGGCGGAGGCCGCGGAGGTCGCGGGCCGTCTCGAAGGAGCACACGAGATGACCGTCACCGACGGCACAGTGCGTTTCCGGGTACCACGCGGGGACACCGCGATGCCCGAACTGCTGCGGGCACTGGACGCGCGTGGCATCACGATGACGTCCATGCAGGTGCACCGGCCGACACTCGACGACGTCTTCCTGACCCTGACGGGCCGAAGCCTGCGTGACGCCGAAGAGGGTGCGTCGGTCGAGGACGCTCCGGAAAAGGAGGCCACGCATGTTGCATGA
- a CDS encoding ABC transporter permease, whose product MLHDTWLIFRRDMLAALRNPTWLAIGIMQPLLYLFFFGPLLVKALNAQGLSDVDGWMIFTPAIIAQLALFGSSFVGFGLLAEYRSGVVERMRVTPVSRVALLLGKVLANALQTVVQALIIIALAYLVFDLNAPFGGVVLSLVIVFLLSITLASCSYALALTLKSEDAFPALLNAVLMPLLLLSGILIPITAGSAPEWLYTISRINPFRHVVDVERNSFRGDFSMDALFTGSVVVLVMAVLAIWWGSRTFQRENA is encoded by the coding sequence ATGTTGCATGACACCTGGTTGATCTTCCGCCGGGACATGCTGGCGGCGTTGCGCAACCCGACGTGGCTTGCAATCGGCATCATGCAGCCGCTCCTCTATTTATTCTTCTTCGGGCCGCTCCTGGTGAAGGCGCTCAACGCGCAAGGGCTGTCCGATGTGGACGGATGGATGATCTTCACCCCGGCGATCATCGCGCAGCTCGCGCTGTTCGGCAGTTCCTTCGTCGGGTTTGGCCTCCTCGCGGAATACCGCTCCGGCGTGGTCGAGCGGATGCGGGTCACGCCGGTGAGCCGGGTGGCGTTGTTGCTGGGCAAGGTGCTCGCCAACGCGCTGCAGACGGTCGTCCAGGCGTTGATCATCATCGCGTTGGCGTATCTGGTCTTCGACTTGAACGCACCGTTCGGCGGCGTCGTGCTCAGCCTGGTGATCGTTTTCCTTCTGTCGATCACGTTGGCGTCGTGCTCCTACGCGCTGGCGCTGACCCTCAAGAGCGAAGACGCCTTCCCTGCTTTGCTCAACGCGGTTCTCATGCCGTTGCTGCTGCTGTCCGGAATCCTGATCCCGATCACCGCGGGGTCGGCGCCGGAGTGGCTGTACACGATTTCCCGCATCAATCCGTTCCGGCATGTGGTGGATGTCGAGCGGAACAGTTTCCGCGGTGACTTCTCGATGGACGCGCTGTTCACCGGGAGCGTCGTGGTGCTGGTCATGGCCGTTCTGGCCATCTGGTGGGGCTCGCGTACGTTCCAACGCGAAAACGCCTGA
- a CDS encoding glycoside hydrolase family 25 protein — translation MIDPEGEHGVTLSHRETVTDWAAVRGADIRFASVTVSENTNWRDVAAERNLAGAQHAGIHTGARHYARPGAVHDQADHFVRTASALGAFAPGSLAPALEVEAPSVDDRFIKAWIKHVRHAARIERVLVYAGLDCWTDRLHPDKWADSEVVLWLVRHNEIPGRPGWFHSRLGLHQHGFGTGLPGVDGPIAQDAVVYPFALSDVLL, via the coding sequence TTGATCGATCCGGAAGGTGAGCACGGCGTCACCCTGTCCCATCGGGAGACCGTGACGGACTGGGCGGCGGTGCGTGGCGCCGACATCCGGTTCGCCTCGGTCACCGTCAGCGAGAACACCAACTGGCGTGACGTCGCCGCGGAACGCAATCTGGCCGGCGCGCAGCACGCCGGTATCCACACCGGCGCACGGCACTATGCGCGCCCCGGCGCGGTCCACGACCAGGCCGACCATTTCGTGCGGACCGCGAGCGCGCTCGGCGCCTTCGCGCCCGGCTCGCTCGCGCCGGCGCTTGAGGTGGAAGCGCCCAGCGTCGACGACAGGTTCATCAAGGCGTGGATCAAACACGTCAGGCACGCCGCGCGCATCGAGCGCGTTCTGGTGTACGCGGGGCTCGATTGCTGGACGGACCGTCTGCACCCGGACAAGTGGGCGGACAGCGAAGTGGTGCTGTGGCTGGTCCGGCACAACGAGATCCCGGGGCGTCCGGGGTGGTTCCACTCGCGGCTGGGATTGCACCAGCACGGTTTCGGCACCGGACTGCCCGGTGTGGACGGACCGATCGCCCAAGACGCCGTGGTCTATCCCTTCGCGCTCTCGGACGTCCTTCTGTAG
- a CDS encoding aminodeoxychorismate synthase component I, translating to MRLMCRRLRTDVGPEWALAALGVRAEALGLAPPAALCGDWFSSRAVIALSASLTPVRDVSEAFAIPARMPVVREAVPGAVGGGWFGYLSYDLTDPSGRSGGLPPAVWGWVDRVLRLDADGAWWFEALVPDDDPDPVGEVSAVESLLAELPEATTWSSGPLSRPLPSEHYDAVKACVHAIEAGELFQANICARFNGKFDGDPIALFSEGTRRLGARRSAFLAGDWGSVVSFSPELFLARQGQRVRSTPIKGTMPRRDASDEHLARRLRESTKDVAENVMITDLVRNDLGRVCATGSVRVPELLEVRPAPGVWHLESTVEGLLADGVDDAALLAATFPPGSVTGAPKIRALDLIAELEPTARGVYTGAIGLASPIAGLELNVAIRTFEIHDGTIALGVGGGITADSDSEAEWQECLHKSAPLERLLD from the coding sequence GTGCGGTTGATGTGCCGGAGGCTGCGGACGGACGTCGGGCCCGAGTGGGCACTGGCGGCTCTCGGGGTACGCGCCGAGGCCCTGGGGCTTGCGCCCCCGGCGGCACTTTGCGGGGACTGGTTCTCTTCGCGCGCTGTCATCGCGCTGAGTGCTTCGCTGACTCCTGTCCGGGACGTTTCCGAGGCGTTCGCGATTCCCGCTCGGATGCCGGTCGTTCGTGAGGCGGTGCCCGGCGCTGTCGGGGGCGGGTGGTTCGGTTACCTGAGTTACGACCTGACCGATCCTTCCGGCCGTTCCGGTGGTCTCCCGCCGGCTGTCTGGGGCTGGGTCGACAGGGTGCTGCGGCTGGACGCGGACGGCGCGTGGTGGTTCGAGGCGCTGGTTCCCGACGACGACCCGGATCCGGTCGGCGAAGTGTCCGCGGTGGAATCCTTGCTCGCCGAGCTCCCCGAAGCGACGACTTGGAGTTCCGGCCCGCTGTCCCGGCCGCTTCCGTCGGAGCACTACGACGCGGTGAAGGCGTGCGTGCACGCGATCGAAGCCGGCGAGTTGTTCCAAGCGAACATCTGCGCTCGCTTCAACGGGAAGTTCGACGGCGACCCGATCGCGCTGTTTTCCGAAGGTACGCGTCGCTTGGGGGCTCGCCGGTCGGCGTTCCTTGCCGGAGACTGGGGTTCGGTCGTGTCGTTCTCGCCTGAGCTTTTCCTTGCCAGGCAAGGGCAGCGTGTCCGGTCGACGCCGATCAAGGGCACCATGCCGCGGCGGGACGCCTCCGACGAGCACCTCGCGCGGCGGCTGCGGGAATCCACCAAGGACGTCGCCGAGAACGTGATGATCACCGATCTCGTCCGCAACGACCTCGGCCGGGTGTGCGCCACCGGCAGTGTGCGCGTCCCCGAACTGCTCGAGGTCCGGCCCGCGCCCGGGGTCTGGCATCTCGAGTCCACTGTGGAGGGACTACTCGCCGACGGGGTCGACGACGCGGCTCTGCTCGCCGCCACGTTCCCACCGGGTTCGGTGACGGGCGCGCCGAAGATCCGCGCCCTCGACCTGATCGCGGAACTGGAGCCCACGGCACGCGGTGTCTACACGGGTGCGATCGGGCTCGCGTCGCCGATCGCCGGGCTGGAACTGAACGTCGCGATCAGGACTTTCGAAATCCACGACGGCACGATCGCGCTGGGAGTCGGCGGCGGGATCACCGCCGACTCCGACAGCGAAGCGGAATGGCAGGAATGCCTGCACAAGTCCGCCCCGCTGGAGCGTCTGCTCGATTGA